In Candidatus Poribacteria bacterium, the genomic window CCAAAAAATGAATGCCAGAGGCTTGGCATGCAGCAAAGACGCGATTTCGGGCATCTTCTAATTCTTGTGGGCGCGGACTCGGCGGGTTCATGTAGCCAAACGACATGCTCATATCACCGGGGCCCCACTCTGCGAAGGCAATTCCCGGAACCTGTGCGGTAATCTCAACGTTTGCTAATGCCCGCTTATTCTCAAATTTGAGTCCGAGCAAGAGTTCACCCTTCGGATTCAGTGGCCAGGGATCGGCGACCTCAAGATATTCGTTAGCGGAAATGCCCCAGATGGGTGCGGCGGAACCTTGCCCTGCAGACCCGCGGCGTCCGACATTCAATTGTGTACCAACCCCGACAGTTTGGAAGGGGTAGCGGCATGCTTCAACAAACGCTTTGACTGCCTCTGGAGATTCAGCATGGCAAAGCAAGAGACCGTGGACCCCACGCGCAAGGAGTTGCCGCATCTGCCAAC contains:
- a CDS encoding aldolase/citrate lyase family protein is translated as MPKRINKAIELLENDLPVFYTGSHTGAALNYDAGVAMAKTWADYINVGMEHGAFDLAGLDSFMRGLVDGGPTNSGHTTPAIIVELPVDGISADVIRANGWQMRQLLARGVHGLLLCHAESPEAVKAFVEACRYPFQTVGVGTQLNVGRRGSAGQGSAAPIWGISANEYLEVADPWPLNPKGELLLGLKFENKRALANVEITAQVPGIAFAEWGPGDMSMSFGYMNPPSPRPQELEDARNRVFAACQASGIHFLESTSPDTIKESIDAGVRITGGGEEAARIGRAHAGREMAV